The Bacillus sp. Y1 genome has a window encoding:
- the fliY gene encoding flagellar motor switch phosphatase FliY produces MVSDGMLSQDEIDALLRGTDEPDNDMTTEVDAINVEDYLSSMEQDALGEIGNISFGSSATALSTLLNQKVDITTPTVVVIPKSRLAEEFPQPYVAIQVSYTEGFSGTNLLVIQQSDAAIIADLMLGGDGIQPADLMGEIQLSAVQEAMNQMMGSSATSMSTIFSKKVDISPPSIDILNVLEGEGTDRLPVDDMLVKISFRLKVGDLIDSSIMQLVPLEFAKGLVEELLNPSPTNEMESGKIEDTNAHRANDLVEPTPIPSASHQLPMQGGYGGQMQPPTQAHPNQEQWGQVPPPGYYQAPPSQAYPQGPQHFGSPYASMGAQPNVQPASFSSFEQYPPLQQSESKNLDMLLDIPLQVTVELGRTRRSVKEILELSSGSIIELDKLAGEPVDILVNNRLIAKGEVVVIDENFGVRVTDIISQSDRLKKLR; encoded by the coding sequence ATGGTGAGTGATGGCATGCTTTCACAAGATGAAATAGATGCTCTTCTAAGAGGAACAGATGAACCTGATAATGATATGACTACGGAAGTAGATGCCATTAATGTGGAAGATTATCTTTCTTCGATGGAACAAGATGCTCTTGGGGAAATTGGTAATATTTCGTTTGGTAGTTCAGCAACAGCACTATCAACTCTTCTAAATCAAAAAGTAGATATTACAACACCTACTGTAGTTGTCATACCAAAGAGTAGATTAGCAGAGGAATTCCCACAACCATATGTTGCGATACAAGTGAGTTATACAGAAGGATTTTCAGGAACTAATCTTTTAGTTATTCAACAGTCTGATGCAGCGATTATAGCTGATTTAATGTTAGGTGGGGATGGGATACAACCAGCCGATCTAATGGGAGAAATTCAATTAAGTGCAGTGCAAGAAGCGATGAATCAAATGATGGGATCTTCAGCCACATCGATGTCAACCATTTTTAGTAAAAAGGTAGATATTTCACCGCCTTCAATTGACATATTAAATGTACTTGAAGGGGAAGGGACAGACAGACTTCCAGTCGATGATATGTTAGTAAAGATATCTTTCCGACTAAAAGTGGGGGATTTAATCGACTCAAGTATCATGCAATTGGTACCATTAGAATTTGCAAAAGGACTAGTGGAAGAATTGTTAAATCCGAGTCCCACAAATGAAATGGAATCAGGTAAAATAGAGGATACGAATGCTCATAGGGCTAACGACCTAGTGGAACCTACACCAATTCCAAGTGCATCACATCAACTTCCAATGCAAGGAGGGTATGGTGGGCAAATGCAACCACCTACACAAGCTCATCCGAACCAAGAGCAATGGGGCCAAGTACCACCACCGGGCTATTACCAAGCGCCACCAAGTCAGGCGTATCCACAAGGACCACAGCATTTTGGTTCACCTTATGCTTCAATGGGGGCACAGCCAAATGTTCAGCCAGCAAGTTTTTCAAGCTTTGAGCAATATCCACCACTTCAGCAATCAGAGTCTAAAAACCTTGATATGCTGTTAGATATTCCTCTTCAGGTAACAGTTGAGCTTGGTCGTACAAGACGGTCAGTTAAAGAAATTCTTGAGTTATCTTCAGGTTCAATTATTGAATTGGACAAACTAGCAGGAGAACCAGTGGATATTCTTGTAAATAATCGCCTAATTGCAAAAGGTGAGGTTGTTGTCATTGATGAAAACTTTGGTGTTCGCGTAACAGACATCATTAGTCAGAGTGATCGATTAAAAAAATTAAGATAA
- a CDS encoding response regulator, with amino-acid sequence MAHKILIVDDAAFMRMMIKDILSKNGYEVVGEAADGAQAVEKYKETSPDLVTMDITMPEMDGITALKEIKKINPNAKVIMCSAMGQQAMVIDAIQAGAKDFIVKPFQADRVIEAISKTLG; translated from the coding sequence ATGGCACATAAAATTCTTATTGTTGACGATGCTGCATTTATGCGAATGATGATAAAGGACATACTATCGAAGAATGGATATGAAGTTGTTGGAGAAGCGGCTGACGGAGCTCAAGCAGTTGAAAAATACAAAGAGACAAGCCCAGACCTAGTGACAATGGATATCACGATGCCAGAAATGGATGGAATTACTGCGTTAAAGGAAATTAAAAAAATTAATCCAAATGCAAAGGTCATTATGTGTTCTGCTATGGGTCAGCAAGCAATGGTTATTGATGCAATCCAAGCGGGAGCAAAGGACTTTATCGTAAAACCTTTCCAAGCGGATCGTGTAATTGAAGCTATCTCAAAAACACTTGGTTAA